One Cohnella candidum genomic region harbors:
- a CDS encoding histidine phosphatase family protein: protein MTEKATRLGWIRHGITEWNSLGKIQGVTDIPLSPEGELQAEKLARRLEREQGGWQGIACSDLSRAARTAEIIAQRLGIPVHRDSRLRERSFGAAEGTTLPERLARWGEDWRRRVPDQESDEQVTARGLSFVKEWTERHAGEAWLIVTHGSFLARMLHALCRGLDDSHLQNVSLTIMENQGEEWTPLLHNCTAHLEEDMERSVTE, encoded by the coding sequence ATGACGGAGAAGGCGACGCGTCTCGGTTGGATCCGGCACGGGATCACGGAGTGGAACAGCTTGGGCAAAATTCAAGGCGTGACCGACATTCCGCTCAGTCCGGAAGGCGAGTTGCAGGCGGAGAAGCTGGCGCGCCGGCTGGAGAGGGAGCAAGGCGGATGGCAAGGCATCGCCTGCAGCGACTTGTCCCGGGCGGCGCGGACGGCGGAAATCATCGCGCAGAGGCTCGGCATCCCGGTCCATCGGGACAGCCGGTTGAGAGAGCGCTCTTTCGGCGCAGCCGAAGGGACGACGCTGCCGGAACGGCTGGCGCGTTGGGGGGAAGACTGGAGGCGGCGCGTTCCGGATCAGGAAAGCGACGAGCAGGTGACGGCCAGAGGGCTGTCGTTCGTGAAGGAATGGACGGAACGCCATGCCGGCGAAGCTTGGCTGATCGTCACGCACGGCAGCTTCCTCGCGAGAATGCTTCACGCGTTGTGCCGGGGCTTGGACGATTCCCATCTGCAGAACGTCTCGCTTACGATTATGGAGAACCAGGGCGAAGAGTGGACGCCGCTGCTCCACAATTGCACCGCCCATCTCGAGGAAGACATGGAACGATCGGTAACGGAATGA
- a CDS encoding anti-sigma factor family protein, with the protein MKCEETSEWFGIYHDLPELSPERLAVDRHVAGCPACEEEFRLWEESAELIRGLPIEDEAPEREWIADSLNRQVMDRIYADHAWYMPAVRKTYAFTNGFRKKVAVLLAALLAVFGCGFLYTAWNRFSGGPDGGTDVLASVNAVPASTGVSTQTVDVPVASLSDPIVLHVSPVMPEYWVALSLLGMIMMLLILNWFSRVRS; encoded by the coding sequence ATGAAATGTGAAGAGACTTCGGAATGGTTCGGCATCTATCACGATCTGCCCGAGCTCTCTCCGGAACGTCTGGCGGTGGACCGCCACGTGGCGGGATGTCCGGCCTGCGAGGAGGAATTCCGGCTGTGGGAGGAAAGCGCGGAGCTGATCCGCGGACTGCCGATCGAAGACGAAGCCCCGGAACGCGAATGGATCGCGGACAGCCTGAACCGGCAGGTCATGGACCGGATTTACGCCGACCACGCTTGGTACATGCCGGCGGTTCGCAAAACCTACGCGTTTACGAACGGCTTCCGGAAGAAGGTCGCCGTACTCTTGGCCGCGCTGCTGGCGGTGTTCGGATGCGGATTCCTCTACACGGCTTGGAATCGTTTTTCCGGCGGACCTGACGGCGGCACGGACGTACTGGCCTCGGTGAACGCCGTTCCCGCGAGCACGGGCGTCAGCACCCAAACCGTCGACGTTCCGGTCGCGAGCCTGAGCGACCCGATCGTGCTGCACGTTTCGCCGGTGATGCCGGAATATTGGGTTGCGTTGTCGCTGCTCGGCATGATCATGATGCTCCTGATCCTGAACTGGTTTTCCCGGGTGCGTTCATGA
- a CDS encoding RNA polymerase sigma factor, which produces MLTDSQLIREIKDGNVEMYSVLMNRYQKKILAFVYHMLKSAKLEMMAEDLCSESFYKAFRSLHSFREVDASFSTWLYTIARNTVLSELRKQKSAHVSLDDTTYIPAAPAEAGPEQSLLRNEKTLMVREAINSLPEKQRSALILREYEGLDYQEIANILDQTVSSVKSLLFRARASVKTQLESYFNEPAMMKEYEEMKLR; this is translated from the coding sequence ATGTTGACGGATTCCCAATTAATCCGTGAAATCAAGGACGGCAACGTCGAGATGTATTCCGTCTTGATGAACCGTTATCAAAAGAAGATTTTGGCGTTTGTTTATCATATGCTGAAAAGCGCGAAGCTGGAAATGATGGCGGAGGATCTCTGTTCCGAGTCATTCTACAAAGCCTTCCGGAGCTTGCATTCGTTCCGCGAGGTGGATGCTTCTTTTTCGACTTGGCTGTATACGATCGCGCGGAATACGGTGCTGAGCGAGCTGCGCAAGCAGAAATCGGCGCACGTTTCCCTGGACGATACCACCTACATACCCGCCGCTCCGGCGGAAGCGGGCCCCGAACAAAGCCTGCTTCGCAACGAGAAGACGCTGATGGTCCGCGAGGCTATCAACAGCTTGCCGGAGAAACAACGTTCCGCTCTTATTCTGCGGGAATATGAGGGATTGGATTATCAGGAGATCGCCAACATCCTGGATCAGACGGTCAGTTCCGTCAAATCGCTGCTGTTTCGTGCCCGAGCCAGCGTGAAGACGCAATTGGAATCGTACTTCAACGAACCGGCCATGATGAAGGAGTACGAGGAGATGAAACTGCGATGA
- a CDS encoding prephenate dehydrogenase — protein MNGTNGDFTQADPIRIAIFGVGLIGGSLAICFKGKPGVTVVGHSVNPASARKYLDRGVVDEATVSIREAAEGADFLFLCVPVGRLEDYVDELSRLPLKEGCIVTDVGSTKASVVSHGMKLNRQGAVFIGGHPMAGSERSGVEAASSYLFENAYYVLTPTEETPPEALARLQALLRWTKAHIVTADARLHDDIVGAISHLPHMIAVGLVNQIAAYNESNGLYASLAAGGFRDITRIASGDPLIWRDILLNNKAVLLKLLDDWGTEMDKFRSLLESDDGDGVAEAFSRAGRFRSGLPERRKGMITSLYECYVDVPDHPGIIGKIATELGQARINLSNLQIIESREDVPGVLRLSFREERDKDQAVALLKSLEYAVHL, from the coding sequence ATGAACGGCACTAACGGAGACTTTACGCAAGCGGATCCGATTCGGATCGCGATTTTCGGCGTCGGGCTGATCGGCGGGTCCCTGGCGATTTGTTTCAAAGGAAAACCGGGCGTGACCGTCGTCGGCCACTCGGTGAATCCGGCATCCGCCCGCAAATACCTGGATCGGGGCGTCGTCGACGAGGCGACCGTCTCGATCCGGGAAGCGGCGGAGGGCGCGGACTTCCTGTTCCTCTGCGTGCCGGTCGGCCGCCTCGAGGATTACGTGGACGAGCTGTCGCGTCTGCCGCTCAAGGAAGGCTGCATCGTGACCGACGTCGGGAGCACCAAAGCATCCGTCGTCAGCCATGGCATGAAGTTGAACCGCCAGGGCGCCGTCTTCATCGGCGGGCATCCGATGGCCGGTTCGGAACGTTCGGGCGTGGAAGCGGCGAGCTCCTACTTGTTCGAAAACGCCTATTACGTGCTGACGCCGACGGAAGAGACGCCGCCCGAAGCGCTTGCGCGCCTGCAAGCGCTGCTGAGATGGACCAAGGCGCACATCGTCACGGCGGACGCCCGGCTGCACGACGATATCGTCGGCGCGATCAGCCATCTTCCCCACATGATCGCGGTGGGGCTGGTGAACCAGATCGCCGCCTATAATGAGAGCAACGGGCTTTATGCGAGCCTCGCGGCCGGCGGTTTCCGCGACATCACCCGGATCGCGAGCGGCGACCCCTTAATTTGGCGGGACATCCTGCTGAACAACAAGGCCGTCCTGTTGAAGCTGCTGGACGATTGGGGCACGGAAATGGACAAGTTCCGGTCGCTTCTCGAAAGCGACGACGGGGACGGCGTGGCTGAGGCGTTCAGCCGCGCGGGGCGTTTCCGTTCCGGACTTCCTGAACGGCGCAAAGGCATGATCACTTCTTTGTACGAATGCTATGTGGACGTGCCCGACCATCCCGGCATTATCGGCAAAATCGCCACGGAACTGGGCCAAGCCCGCATCAACCTCAGCAATCTGCAGATCATCGAGAGCCGGGAAGACGTGCCCGGCGTCCTTCGGCTTTCGTTCCGCGAAGAACGGGACAAGGACCAGGCGGTGGCGCTGCTCAAATCGCTCGAATACGCGGTGCATTTATGA
- the hisC gene encoding histidinol-phosphate transaminase — translation MQPKPNVAHLPVYQPGKPVEDVKRELGLTEVIKLASNENPFGASPKAKEAISKEVANISIYPDGAAVELTAAVARHHDVHPDQVIFGAGSDEIILMIARAYLRPGDETVMAASTFPQYKHNAEIENAVIVEVPLRDGTHDLPAMLDKVTDRTRVVWVCNPNNPTGTIVTQNELETFLAAVPASVMVVLDEAYCEYIDDPTYPDGLEVLKRYPNVVVLRTFSKIYGLASLRVGYGIGQPDVIRAINQVREPFNTSRFGQAAALAALEDQAFVEECRRINKEGLRTLKEAFDRLGLVSFPAYGNFIMVDTQRPAAEVFDALLRKGIIVRGGHRGYPHHIRITVGSPEQNAKVIEALEAVLQEAKV, via the coding sequence ATGCAACCGAAACCGAATGTCGCCCATCTGCCGGTGTACCAACCGGGCAAACCCGTCGAAGACGTCAAACGGGAACTGGGCCTGACCGAAGTCATCAAACTCGCGTCCAACGAAAATCCGTTCGGCGCTTCCCCGAAAGCGAAAGAAGCGATCTCGAAGGAAGTCGCCAACATCAGCATCTATCCGGACGGCGCGGCCGTCGAGCTGACCGCGGCCGTCGCCCGCCATCACGACGTCCATCCCGACCAAGTCATTTTCGGAGCCGGCTCGGACGAAATCATCCTCATGATCGCCCGCGCGTACCTGCGTCCCGGCGACGAGACCGTGATGGCCGCGTCGACGTTCCCTCAATACAAGCACAACGCCGAGATCGAAAACGCCGTCATCGTCGAAGTGCCGCTTCGTGACGGGACGCACGACCTGCCCGCGATGTTGGATAAAGTGACGGACCGGACGAGAGTCGTCTGGGTCTGCAATCCGAACAACCCGACCGGCACGATCGTCACCCAAAACGAGCTGGAGACTTTCCTCGCCGCCGTTCCGGCTTCCGTCATGGTCGTCCTTGACGAGGCCTACTGCGAATACATCGACGATCCTACCTATCCGGACGGGTTGGAAGTGCTCAAACGGTACCCGAACGTCGTCGTGCTCCGCACGTTTTCCAAAATCTACGGGCTAGCTTCGCTGCGCGTCGGTTACGGCATCGGCCAACCGGACGTCATCCGCGCGATCAACCAAGTCCGCGAGCCGTTCAATACGTCGCGGTTCGGCCAAGCCGCCGCGCTTGCGGCGCTGGAGGATCAGGCGTTCGTGGAAGAATGCCGCCGCATCAACAAGGAAGGCCTCCGCACGCTGAAAGAGGCGTTCGACCGTCTCGGCCTGGTTTCGTTCCCGGCGTACGGCAACTTCATCATGGTAGACACGCAGCGTCCGGCCGCCGAAGTGTTCGACGCCTTGCTGCGCAAAGGCATCATCGTGCGGGGAGGCCATCGGGGCTACCCGCACCATATCCGCATCACCGTCGGCAGCCCGGAGCAGAACGCGAAAGTGATCGAAGCGCTGGAAGCGGTCCTGCAGGAAGCCAAGGTGTGA
- the trpA gene encoding tryptophan synthase subunit alpha, which translates to MSAAITTNAIDEVFARLKESGETALIPFMTMGDPDLETSVALVQAAEAAGAHMIELGIPYSDPLADGPVIQRASERALKNRISLTDCIGVASKAREKGVRMPFIIFTYFNPALQLGLERFFGLLQENGFSGAIIPDLPMEEDAETKEIADRHGIHLIPLVAPTSEARVERIASRASGFVYCVSSLGVTGERSSFHEGIGAFLATVRKAASVPICVGFGISSREQAESLAGQCDGVIVGSAIVRKVEESLPLLIADDADRKAEGIAAVRDFIAALKPQRVG; encoded by the coding sequence ATGAGCGCTGCCATCACGACGAATGCCATTGACGAAGTGTTCGCGCGTTTGAAGGAGTCGGGCGAAACGGCCCTCATCCCGTTCATGACGATGGGCGACCCCGACCTCGAGACGTCGGTCGCGCTCGTTCAGGCTGCGGAAGCGGCGGGAGCCCACATGATCGAGCTCGGCATCCCGTACTCCGATCCGCTGGCCGACGGCCCCGTCATTCAGCGGGCTTCCGAGCGGGCGTTGAAAAACCGCATCTCCCTCACCGATTGCATCGGGGTAGCTTCCAAGGCACGGGAGAAGGGAGTGCGCATGCCTTTTATCATTTTCACGTATTTCAATCCCGCTCTCCAGCTCGGCTTGGAACGTTTCTTCGGGCTTCTCCAAGAGAACGGCTTCAGCGGGGCGATCATTCCCGACCTCCCGATGGAAGAAGACGCGGAAACGAAAGAGATCGCGGACCGGCACGGGATCCATCTCATTCCGCTCGTGGCGCCGACCTCGGAAGCCAGGGTGGAGCGGATCGCGTCCCGCGCGAGCGGCTTCGTCTATTGCGTGTCGTCCCTCGGGGTAACGGGCGAACGGAGTTCATTCCACGAAGGCATCGGGGCGTTCCTCGCCACGGTACGCAAGGCGGCCAGTGTGCCGATCTGCGTCGGCTTCGGCATTTCGTCCCGCGAGCAGGCGGAGAGTTTGGCCGGCCAGTGCGACGGAGTCATCGTCGGCAGCGCCATCGTGCGCAAGGTTGAAGAGTCGCTGCCGCTTCTCATTGCGGACGATGCGGATCGGAAGGCCGAAGGAATCGCCGCCGTACGTGACTTCATCGCCGCTTTAAAGCCGCAACGCGTCGGTTGA
- the trpB gene encoding tryptophan synthase subunit beta translates to MMQVPDQHGRFGPFGGKYVPETLMNALIELEDAYNRYKDDPDFLAEVRYLLKQYSGRPTPLYYAERLSRHVGGPKIYLKREDLNHTGAHKINNTIGQAVLAKRMGKKKVIAETGAGQHGVASATVAALMGLECKVFMGEEDTKRQQLNVFRMKLLGAEVIPVMSGTRTLKDACNETLRYWVSNVNDTYYILGSATGPHPYPMMVRDFQRVIGLETRDQILEAEGRLPDAIIAAVGGGSNAIGMFHPFVGDAGVKLIGVEAAGRGVDTEEHAATMTKGRPGVFQGSMSYVLQDEGGQVLPAHSISAGLDYPGIGPEHSYLKDIKRAEYVPITDAEALEALKLLSRTEGIIPALESAHAVAQALKTGRSMKQDEILVINLSGRGDKDVESILKYEAEAEGGHQQ, encoded by the coding sequence ATGATGCAAGTACCGGACCAGCACGGGCGATTCGGCCCGTTCGGCGGCAAATACGTGCCGGAAACGCTGATGAACGCGCTTATCGAACTCGAGGACGCGTATAACCGATATAAAGACGATCCGGATTTCCTGGCGGAGGTCCGTTATTTGTTAAAGCAATATTCGGGGCGCCCGACGCCCCTCTATTACGCGGAACGGTTGAGCCGGCACGTAGGCGGACCGAAAATCTACCTGAAGCGCGAGGACCTGAACCATACCGGCGCTCACAAGATTAACAACACGATCGGCCAAGCCGTGCTCGCCAAACGGATGGGCAAAAAGAAAGTCATCGCCGAAACGGGCGCCGGCCAGCACGGCGTGGCGTCGGCCACCGTCGCCGCCTTGATGGGCCTGGAGTGCAAGGTGTTCATGGGCGAGGAGGATACGAAACGCCAGCAGTTGAACGTCTTCCGGATGAAGCTGCTCGGCGCCGAAGTCATTCCGGTCATGTCCGGCACCCGGACGCTGAAGGACGCCTGCAACGAAACGCTGCGCTACTGGGTCAGCAACGTGAACGATACTTACTATATCCTCGGTTCGGCGACCGGTCCGCATCCGTATCCGATGATGGTCCGCGACTTCCAGCGGGTCATCGGGCTGGAAACGCGCGATCAGATCCTGGAGGCGGAAGGCCGTCTTCCGGACGCGATCATCGCGGCCGTCGGCGGAGGCAGCAACGCGATCGGCATGTTCCATCCGTTCGTCGGTGATGCCGGCGTGAAACTGATCGGCGTCGAAGCCGCTGGGCGCGGCGTCGACACGGAAGAGCACGCGGCGACGATGACCAAAGGCCGTCCCGGCGTTTTCCAGGGTTCGATGAGCTACGTCCTGCAGGATGAAGGCGGACAAGTGCTGCCGGCGCATTCGATTTCGGCCGGCCTCGACTATCCCGGCATCGGGCCGGAGCATTCCTATCTCAAGGACATCAAGCGGGCGGAGTACGTGCCGATTACCGATGCGGAAGCTCTCGAAGCGCTGAAGCTGCTCTCCCGCACGGAAGGGATCATCCCCGCGCTGGAATCGGCGCACGCCGTCGCCCAGGCGCTCAAAACCGGACGTTCGATGAAGCAAGACGAGATCCTCGTCATCAACTTGTCCGGACGGGGCGACAAGGACGTCGAATCCATCCTGAAGTACGAAGCGGAAGCGGAAGGGGGCCATCAGCAATGA
- a CDS encoding phosphoribosylanthranilate isomerase gives MTPETAKPLVKICGLRDEHTIRGMQGMPVDFVGFVFAPSKRQVTAEQAAGLLKAVSEVTMKEGRRPRAVGVFVDPTMEQLAEVLDQAPLDVVQLHGRETPAFCREITERFGVEVWRALPADAEHEDGALGLTGTDRLADYEGIVSAVLIDTAGGGTGRTFRWDLIPAYRDKAQAHGLRLFVAGGLTADNVTELISSYRPDGVDISSGVETDGSKDLTKIAAFAERVYRT, from the coding sequence ATGACGCCGGAAACCGCCAAGCCGCTGGTGAAAATTTGCGGACTTCGCGACGAGCACACCATTAGGGGAATGCAAGGGATGCCCGTCGATTTCGTCGGGTTCGTGTTCGCGCCGAGCAAGAGGCAAGTGACGGCGGAGCAGGCGGCCGGCCTGCTTAAGGCCGTGTCCGAAGTCACCATGAAGGAAGGCCGGCGCCCCCGTGCCGTCGGCGTGTTCGTGGATCCGACGATGGAGCAGCTCGCGGAGGTGCTGGACCAAGCACCGCTCGACGTCGTTCAGTTGCACGGACGCGAGACGCCGGCGTTCTGCCGCGAGATAACCGAGAGGTTCGGCGTCGAAGTGTGGCGCGCGCTGCCGGCCGATGCAGAGCATGAGGACGGAGCGCTCGGCTTGACAGGAACGGACCGGTTGGCCGATTATGAAGGAATCGTGTCCGCGGTCCTGATCGATACGGCGGGCGGCGGAACGGGCCGGACGTTCCGGTGGGATCTCATTCCCGCCTACCGCGACAAAGCGCAAGCCCACGGCTTGCGGCTGTTCGTAGCCGGCGGACTTACCGCGGACAACGTAACGGAACTGATTTCCTCTTACAGGCCGGACGGCGTCGACATATCGAGCGGCGTGGAGACCGACGGCTCCAAAGACCTAACCAAAATCGCGGCCTTCGCGGAAAGGGTGTACCGAACATGA
- the trpC gene encoding indole-3-glycerol phosphate synthase TrpC translates to MFLDKIVATKKEEVAALQERLSVTEAEKAISELPPCRGFESALRNRRRPVGLIAEVKKASPSKGLIRPDFHPVTLARSYESAGTDCISVLTDERYFQGSNEYLTQIREAVSVPLLRKDFTIDERQIYEARLIGADAILLIAAILTPAQLASFHGLARGIGLDVLVEVHDRAELETVLEFGQATLIGVNNRNLSTFETDLRVTEQLIGLMPSGVVAISESAIGTPDDIAFVRKAGAQAVLVGEHFMRQPDPGAAVEALLGPAAEREEGVQR, encoded by the coding sequence ATGTTTCTTGATAAAATCGTCGCCACCAAGAAGGAAGAAGTCGCAGCCCTGCAGGAGAGGCTGTCCGTGACCGAAGCGGAGAAAGCGATCTCGGAGCTGCCGCCGTGCCGCGGCTTCGAGAGCGCGCTTCGCAACCGCCGCCGTCCGGTCGGCTTGATTGCGGAAGTGAAGAAAGCCAGCCCGTCCAAAGGGCTGATCCGCCCCGATTTCCATCCCGTCACGCTGGCCCGCTCCTACGAGTCGGCGGGCACGGACTGCATTTCCGTCCTGACGGATGAACGATATTTCCAAGGAAGCAACGAATATTTGACGCAAATCCGCGAAGCGGTTTCCGTGCCGCTGCTCCGCAAAGACTTCACGATCGACGAGCGGCAGATTTACGAAGCGCGCCTTATCGGCGCCGACGCCATTCTGCTCATCGCGGCGATCTTGACGCCGGCCCAACTGGCTTCGTTCCATGGGTTAGCCCGCGGCATCGGGCTCGACGTGCTCGTCGAGGTGCACGACCGGGCGGAGCTCGAAACGGTGCTGGAGTTCGGCCAAGCGACGCTGATCGGCGTCAATAACCGCAACCTCAGCACGTTTGAGACCGATCTTCGCGTGACCGAGCAGCTGATCGGCCTTATGCCCTCGGGCGTCGTCGCGATCAGCGAGAGCGCGATCGGCACGCCGGACGACATCGCCTTCGTTCGCAAGGCAGGAGCGCAAGCCGTACTCGTCGGCGAGCACTTCATGCGCCAGCCCGATCCGGGCGCCGCGGTGGAAGCGCTGCTGGGTCCGGCGGCGGAACGGGAAGAAGGCGTGCAGCGATGA
- the trpD gene encoding anthranilate phosphoribosyltransferase has protein sequence MELLTGNGKTLFGIPQGLAAVTGGRDLTREEAFEIMTAIMQGEATSAQIGAMLIALRMKGETVDEITGFAEAMRSFSSRVQTENADLLDTCGTGGSGIHKFNISTASAIIAAAAGARVAKHGNRAMSGKAGSADVLEALGVNIQLTAQQAADCLARENICFMFAQLYHPALKHAAAPRKELGVRTIFNMLGPLANPANADRQLIGLYDRTKTATVAEVLARLGLKRAMVVGSYDGLDEISLSAPTQVSELKDGEVKTYDITPEELGLMTVPLGAVQGGDAATNAAIIRRVLGGEKSPYRDVVLANAGACIYVSGRAATLQDGVKAAAEAIDSGKAEGKLRQWVATTGELNHVS, from the coding sequence ATGGAACTGTTGACGGGTAACGGCAAGACGTTGTTCGGCATTCCGCAAGGATTGGCCGCGGTGACCGGCGGAAGGGACCTGACGAGGGAGGAAGCTTTCGAGATCATGACCGCGATCATGCAAGGGGAAGCGACGTCCGCGCAGATCGGCGCCATGTTGATCGCGCTGCGCATGAAAGGCGAAACCGTCGACGAGATTACCGGCTTCGCCGAGGCGATGCGTTCGTTCTCCAGCCGCGTTCAGACCGAGAATGCCGATCTGCTCGACACATGCGGCACCGGCGGCTCCGGCATCCACAAATTCAACATCTCCACCGCATCCGCGATCATCGCGGCGGCCGCCGGAGCCCGCGTGGCCAAACACGGCAACCGGGCGATGTCGGGCAAAGCCGGCAGCGCGGACGTGCTGGAAGCATTAGGCGTGAACATCCAGCTGACCGCGCAGCAGGCGGCGGATTGCCTGGCCCGCGAGAACATCTGCTTCATGTTCGCGCAGCTGTACCATCCCGCGCTGAAGCACGCAGCCGCGCCGCGGAAAGAACTCGGCGTGCGGACCATTTTCAACATGCTCGGACCGCTCGCGAATCCGGCGAATGCCGACCGGCAGCTGATCGGCCTGTACGACCGCACGAAGACGGCGACGGTCGCCGAAGTGCTCGCCCGGCTGGGGCTGAAGCGGGCGATGGTCGTCGGCAGCTACGACGGCCTGGACGAAATCAGCCTTTCCGCGCCGACGCAGGTGTCGGAGCTGAAAGACGGCGAAGTGAAGACGTACGACATCACGCCGGAAGAGCTGGGATTGATGACCGTGCCTCTCGGCGCGGTGCAGGGAGGCGACGCGGCGACGAACGCCGCGATCATCCGCCGCGTGCTCGGCGGCGAGAAAAGCCCCTACCGCGACGTCGTCCTGGCGAATGCCGGAGCTTGCATCTATGTGTCCGGCCGGGCCGCGACGCTTCAGGACGGCGTGAAAGCCGCCGCGGAAGCGATCGATTCCGGCAAGGCCGAAGGGAAACTGCGGCAATGGGTCGCCACGACGGGAGAATTGAACCATGTTTCTTGA
- the trpE gene encoding anthranilate synthase component I has product MDQQELQGVIRMAGTYNVIPVVRRLMADTETPIRVFQQFRRDRRAFLLESVEGGVKWARYSFIGTDPFLVMRLKRGEVSFEQGGVTDKIRTTDPLGLIREKLRAYRSPALPELPPFTGGAIGFFGYDLLQYYEKKLPPHRVDDLNMDDMNFMFCDKVIVFDHLKQQVLVIGNVHVREGATDRDIEAAYREAVAGIEATIERLRRPLPLVESRGAPPQDPELGTIHSNLSKEQFLSNVEQAKEYIRAGDIFQVVLSQRFHIETEVDPLQVYRVLRTMNPSPYMYCLKLDDEMIVGTSPEALVKVDDGKLETRPIAGTRPRGRTPEEDEALEKELLADEKERAEHVMLVDLGRNDLGRVSEYGTVKCDSYMQIERYSHVMHIVSNVTGRLRKDKDFFDAFLSCLPAGTVSGAPKLRAMEIIAELENEARGAYAGAIGYLGFSGSLNTCITIRTIIFKNGKAYVQAGAGIVWDSVPEKEYEETVNKAKGMLKAIRAAEAAFPPLAAAGDRRTNLDYD; this is encoded by the coding sequence ATGGATCAGCAGGAGCTTCAAGGCGTGATCAGAATGGCGGGAACCTATAACGTCATCCCCGTCGTGCGCAGGTTAATGGCCGACACGGAAACGCCGATCCGCGTGTTTCAACAGTTCAGGCGGGATCGCAGGGCGTTTCTGCTCGAAAGCGTGGAAGGCGGCGTCAAATGGGCCCGCTATTCTTTCATCGGCACCGACCCGTTCCTGGTCATGCGGCTCAAACGCGGCGAGGTATCGTTCGAGCAAGGCGGCGTTACCGACAAGATCCGGACGACCGATCCGCTGGGGCTGATCCGGGAGAAGCTTAGAGCGTACCGCAGTCCCGCCCTTCCCGAGCTGCCCCCGTTCACCGGAGGAGCGATCGGATTTTTCGGCTACGACCTGCTGCAATATTACGAGAAGAAGCTGCCTCCTCACCGCGTGGACGATTTGAACATGGACGATATGAACTTCATGTTCTGCGACAAGGTCATCGTATTCGACCACCTCAAGCAGCAGGTGCTCGTAATCGGAAACGTCCACGTGCGCGAAGGCGCGACCGACCGCGACATCGAAGCCGCCTACCGGGAAGCGGTAGCGGGCATTGAAGCGACGATCGAACGGCTTCGCCGGCCGCTGCCGTTGGTCGAATCCAGAGGGGCACCGCCGCAGGATCCGGAGCTCGGAACGATTCACTCCAACCTGTCGAAAGAGCAGTTCCTCTCCAACGTCGAACAGGCCAAAGAGTATATCCGGGCCGGCGACATTTTCCAAGTCGTGCTTTCCCAGCGGTTCCACATCGAGACGGAAGTTGATCCGCTGCAGGTTTACCGGGTGCTCCGGACGATGAACCCCTCCCCTTACATGTACTGCCTGAAGCTGGACGACGAGATGATCGTCGGCACTTCCCCGGAAGCGCTGGTCAAAGTGGACGACGGCAAGCTGGAAACCCGTCCGATCGCCGGAACGCGGCCGCGCGGCAGAACGCCGGAAGAGGACGAGGCGCTGGAAAAGGAATTGCTGGCCGACGAGAAGGAAAGAGCCGAGCACGTGATGCTGGTCGACCTGGGCCGCAACGACCTGGGCAGGGTTTCGGAATACGGCACCGTCAAATGCGACAGCTACATGCAGATCGAGCGTTACTCGCACGTCATGCACATCGTCTCCAACGTCACGGGCAGGCTTCGCAAAGATAAGGATTTCTTCGACGCCTTCCTGTCCTGCCTCCCTGCGGGGACGGTGTCCGGAGCTCCGAAGCTGAGGGCGATGGAAATCATCGCGGAGCTCGAAAACGAGGCGAGAGGCGCTTATGCGGGAGCGATCGGTTACCTGGGCTTCTCCGGAAGCCTGAACACGTGCATCACGATCCGCACGATCATTTTCAAAAACGGCAAAGCCTACGTGCAAGCCGGGGCGGGTATCGTGTGGGATTCCGTGCCGGAGAAAGAATACGAGGAAACGGTCAATAAAGCCAAAGGGATGCTGAAAGCGATCCGCGCGGCGGAAGCCGCCTTCCCGCCGCTCGCCGCGGCCGGGGACCGCAGGACGAATCTGGATTACGATTGA
- the aroH gene encoding chorismate mutase: protein MSTRGIRGAITVDANDEKQILDASIVLLNEIVAVNRIQPEDIACVWVTVTQDLDATFPARAIRQMAGWELVPLMCSVEIPVKGSLARCIRLMVLVNTDMSQAEIRHVYLGGAQALRPDLSAK, encoded by the coding sequence ATGAGCACGAGAGGGATTCGAGGCGCCATCACGGTGGACGCCAATGACGAAAAACAGATTTTGGACGCATCGATCGTCTTGTTGAACGAAATCGTCGCGGTAAACCGGATTCAGCCGGAAGACATCGCCTGCGTCTGGGTCACCGTCACGCAGGATTTGGACGCCACGTTCCCGGCGCGCGCCATTCGCCAAATGGCGGGCTGGGAGCTCGTTCCGCTTATGTGTTCGGTCGAGATCCCGGTAAAGGGAAGCCTCGCGCGCTGCATCCGCTTGATGGTGCTCGTGAACACCGACATGTCGCAGGCCGAAATTCGCCACGTCTATTTGGGCGGCGCCCAGGCGCTCCGGCCGGATTTGTCGGCGAAATAA